A window of Bacillus toyonensis BCT-7112 genomic DNA:
TTGCGTTCCAGAAAAACCAGTAATTAAACCAGCATGCATACCCGCGCTACCACTTACACAAACAACTGTACTGAAATCAATTCCTTGCTCGAATGATTGCGCCATAATTTCTTGCGCACAAGCAACGTATCCCATTGCGCCAGTAGGGTTTGATCCACCAACTGGTATTACATATGGTGTACTACCTTTTTCACTTACTTCTTTTGCTACTTTCTGCATCTCTTCCATAAGATCTGCTCCGTTTGGTACAACAATTACGTTTTCAGCACCTAATAAGTGATATAAGAAATAATTTCCGTTAAAGTCTGGCTTCTCTTCTGGCTCAAGCCCTTCCTCTAATACAAGGATACATTTCATTTTCTCTTTTACCGCAGCTGCCAGTGTCAGGCGGCAATGATTAGACTGAATACCACCTGCTGTAATTAACGTATCTGCACCCTTTTCCTGTGCATCCGCAACTAGAAATTCTAACTTTCTCGTCTTATTACCGCCAGCTGTTAAACCAAGTAAATCATCTCGTTTAAAATAAATAGTCGGCCCACCAAGTACTTCAGAAAAATTGTTTAACTTTTCAATTGGTGTATATGATTCTGTATATTTTTTTCTCGGGAATTTAGCTAAATTCATTGTAACGCTCCTTTTGTACTTCTTTCACAATATATGTAACGATACTATTATTACATGTAAAAATGATGAAGTCACCTTTCTGGGTTAAAAATGTATTAGAATTTCATTTTGATAAGTAAAACCGTATTAATGATTTTAACTTAATTACGGTACATGAAATTTATATCAACGATTTTTTAAATATATCGTTCATTACTTACAATATATCAACGGTTTT
This region includes:
- a CDS encoding D-cysteine desulfhydrase translates to MNLAKFPRKKYTESYTPIEKLNNFSEVLGGPTIYFKRDDLLGLTAGGNKTRKLEFLVADAQEKGADTLITAGGIQSNHCRLTLAAAVKEKMKCILVLEEGLEPEEKPDFNGNYFLYHLLGAENVIVVPNGADLMEEMQKVAKEVSEKGSTPYVIPVGGSNPTGAMGYVACAQEIMAQSFEQGIDFSTVVCVSGSAGMHAGLITGFSGTQSQIPVIGINVSRGKAEQEEKVAKLVDETSAHVGIPNFISREAVTCFDEYVGPGYALPTPEMVEAVQLLAKTEGILLDPVYTGKAVAGLIDLIRKGTFNKEDNILFVHSGGSPALYANTSLFA